Proteins encoded in a region of the Gammaproteobacteria bacterium genome:
- a CDS encoding lytic transglycosylase domain-containing protein, producing the protein MASRSIIFCAVGLLCGPMIAQSQPVPAGYQLVASEYGLPPVLLYAVALTESGQSSLSRGEFRPWPWALNIDGKGHYFPSRQSAWQALQTALAETDASVDIGLMQVSWRYHQSSLGSSWQALDPYHNMRVAAALLRDCLIEHRTWIESAGCYHAPNDPARANRYGRRVQERWAQVLDATEEVPDDAQ; encoded by the coding sequence ATGGCAAGTCGCTCGATCATCTTCTGTGCGGTCGGCCTACTGTGTGGGCCAATGATTGCGCAGTCGCAACCGGTACCTGCCGGGTATCAGCTGGTCGCCAGTGAATACGGTCTGCCGCCAGTGCTGCTCTATGCGGTAGCCCTCACCGAGAGCGGTCAAAGTTCACTGAGTCGTGGAGAGTTTCGCCCCTGGCCGTGGGCGCTGAATATCGACGGCAAGGGGCACTATTTTCCATCTCGCCAGAGCGCGTGGCAGGCCTTGCAGACGGCATTGGCGGAAACCGATGCGTCCGTGGATATCGGGCTGATGCAGGTCAGCTGGCGCTATCACCAGTCATCCCTGGGTTCATCCTGGCAGGCGCTCGATCCCTACCACAATATGCGGGTGGCGGCCGCGCTGTTGCGCGATTGCTTAATTGAACACCGTACCTGGATCGAGAGCGCCGGTTGTTACCACGCACCCAATGATCCAGCCCGCGCAAACCGCTATGGCCGCCGTGTACAGGAGCGCTGGGCGCAAGTGCTCGATGCGACCGAGGAGGTTCCCGATGATGCTCAGTAA
- a CDS encoding TIGR03759 family integrating conjugative element protein: MTTERRVRPSRIGILGFWLCITLPINADTGPGSDTSKLQAVEQSTTQQIESQTYRAEQWGLDATEWQRYESLMQGIRGSVSPATLSPLEVLGIHARTDDERRRYAEQWAVMMRDDAERILAFQRAYDDAQQRLFPNGLLIDANALASAAPNQTATEKLTWRPDDRVLFFTETQCPRCDAVLERLVSQIKQFAGIDLYLIDVSVGEESRIRDWAAAKQIDPQWVSDHRMTLNIDAGAFDQVAGHTGQQGQDLPVLILRREGQLAPLPVSRF, from the coding sequence ATGACCACTGAGCGCAGAGTGCGACCCTCGCGCATCGGGATTCTCGGATTTTGGCTGTGCATCACATTGCCGATCAACGCAGACACGGGTCCGGGTTCGGACACTTCGAAGCTCCAGGCTGTCGAGCAGTCGACGACCCAACAGATCGAATCCCAGACTTACCGTGCAGAGCAGTGGGGTTTGGATGCCACCGAGTGGCAACGGTATGAATCCCTGATGCAGGGGATTCGCGGCAGTGTGAGCCCGGCGACCTTGTCACCTCTGGAGGTCCTGGGTATTCATGCACGCACTGACGACGAGCGTCGTCGCTACGCCGAACAGTGGGCCGTGATGATGCGTGACGACGCCGAGCGGATCCTGGCGTTCCAACGTGCTTACGACGATGCCCAGCAGCGCCTGTTCCCCAATGGCTTGCTGATCGATGCCAATGCCCTAGCCTCAGCCGCACCAAATCAAACGGCAACCGAAAAATTGACGTGGCGACCCGATGATCGGGTGTTGTTCTTTACCGAGACGCAGTGCCCGCGCTGCGACGCCGTATTGGAGAGACTGGTCAGTCAGATCAAACAATTTGCCGGCATCGATTTGTATCTGATCGATGTGTCGGTCGGCGAGGAATCCCGCATACGAGACTGGGCGGCAGCGAAACAGATCGATCCGCAGTGGGTCAGCGACCACCGAATGACGCTGAACATCGATGCCGGCGCGTTCGACCAGGTCGCTGGCCACACGGGCCAGCAGGGTCAGGATCTGCCGGTCCTGATACTGCGCCGGGAGGGCCAGTTGGCACCCCTGCCAGTATCGCGGTTTTGA
- a CDS encoding pili assembly chaperone, with amino-acid sequence MNTQTQIGRYSVIAVAPTTGQQDLLSVTQSITIPNDITTVGDALNWLLRDSGYRLADHAVLSEETIDMLDLPLPNAHRAFEPMPLNVVIGLIVGPAFYLVQDSVHRLIGFERCADALNPTSTGGTH; translated from the coding sequence ATGAACACGCAAACTCAGATTGGCCGCTATTCCGTCATTGCTGTCGCGCCGACGACCGGACAGCAAGACCTTCTGTCGGTCACCCAGTCGATCACCATTCCGAACGACATCACTACTGTCGGTGATGCCTTGAACTGGTTGTTGCGCGATTCCGGTTATCGCCTGGCAGATCATGCCGTTCTGTCGGAGGAAACCATCGACATGCTCGATCTGCCGTTGCCAAATGCGCATCGCGCTTTCGAGCCGATGCCACTCAACGTGGTGATCGGGCTGATAGTGGGGCCTGCGTTTTACCTGGTCCAGGATTCCGTGCATCGCCTCATTGGCTTCGAGCGTTGTGCCGATGCATTGAACCCCACATCGACCGGAGGTACACACTAA
- a CDS encoding Sir2 family NAD-dependent protein deacetylase — MVDENIVCECAHVLSRSSSVLVITGAGISAESGVQTYRGANGLFENTPSLTYTLTKKNLEGNADSVWKYIDQIRIRLKSCEPNVAHRTLAKWESERRFERFLIATQNTDGLHLEAGSKAVTQIHGSVWQLARPKRVAYTEDEQFSSDFSAALCDRNNEELLKRWSEEDNREVWEDRTVPFQSIPLYLDPAVRPNVLFFGELYGNRLLWVEQFIKRPVDCVLVIGCSGGVDILERLIFQCRLGNAGCSIINVNPSDDCITKEHLYLRSTAGAALLSIDKELSRR, encoded by the coding sequence GTGGTGGATGAGAATATTGTTTGTGAATGTGCCCACGTACTATCTCGGTCCTCGTCTGTTCTGGTCATTACTGGAGCGGGTATTTCTGCGGAAAGCGGCGTTCAGACATATCGGGGGGCGAACGGTCTCTTCGAAAATACACCTTCTCTTACGTATACGCTGACCAAAAAGAATCTGGAGGGCAACGCTGATAGCGTTTGGAAGTACATTGACCAAATACGTATTCGCCTTAAATCGTGTGAGCCGAACGTTGCGCATCGTACCCTCGCAAAATGGGAGTCAGAGCGTCGGTTCGAGCGATTCTTGATCGCCACTCAAAATACCGATGGATTGCACCTGGAAGCGGGTAGCAAAGCGGTGACTCAGATACATGGTAGCGTGTGGCAGCTTGCCCGCCCCAAGCGCGTTGCTTATACAGAGGATGAGCAATTTTCGTCTGATTTTTCTGCTGCATTGTGCGACAGAAATAACGAGGAGCTACTGAAGCGGTGGAGCGAAGAGGACAACCGAGAAGTTTGGGAAGATAGAACAGTCCCGTTTCAGAGTATCCCGTTGTATTTGGACCCAGCTGTGCGCCCGAATGTATTGTTCTTTGGTGAACTCTACGGCAATCGCCTGCTCTGGGTTGAGCAATTTATCAAACGGCCTGTGGATTGTGTTCTGGTCATTGGTTGCTCCGGTGGCGTAGACATTTTGGAGCGTTTGATTTTTCAATGTCGATTAGGAAATGCAGGCTGTTCGATCATCAACGTCAATCCGTCCGATGATTGCATTACGAAGGAACATCTGTACCTGAGGTCAACAGCAGGAGCAGCTCTGTTATCAATCGATAAGGAACTAAGTCGTCGTTAG
- a CDS encoding integrase domain-containing protein, with translation MRDLNYQLKQLCKRNRDGSYSTQANRARMLNQIANQLQEMGYRRMTTRSLKPKHVDALVKRWLGEGMAAGTIKNRMNCLRWWAAKVDRRNVIARSNEFYGIPDRQFVSNESKAVAVDSQALSSIQDDHVRMSLELQRAFGLRREEAIKFMPGFADQGDHIRLKASWTKGGKTRVVPILRQDQRAVLDRAHRLAGNGSLIPFEKSYIQQLRTYERHTTQAGLSKLHGLRHAYAQARFEQLTGWACPAAGGPSAVSLSTDQRKLDLQARLIISRELGHAREQISAVYLGR, from the coding sequence ATGAGAGACCTGAACTACCAATTGAAACAATTGTGCAAACGCAACCGCGATGGCAGCTACAGCACGCAAGCCAACCGTGCGCGTATGCTCAACCAGATCGCGAATCAGTTGCAGGAGATGGGGTATCGGCGGATGACCACCCGATCGCTGAAGCCAAAGCATGTGGATGCCCTCGTAAAACGCTGGCTCGGTGAGGGCATGGCGGCCGGTACCATCAAGAACCGCATGAACTGCTTGCGGTGGTGGGCAGCGAAAGTGGATCGGCGCAATGTCATTGCCCGCTCGAACGAGTTCTACGGCATCCCCGACCGGCAATTCGTCAGTAACGAGTCTAAGGCGGTCGCAGTCGATAGCCAGGCACTGTCGAGTATCCAGGATGACCACGTACGTATGAGCCTGGAGCTGCAGCGCGCCTTCGGTTTGCGAAGAGAGGAGGCAATCAAATTCATGCCCGGTTTCGCCGATCAGGGCGATCATATCCGGCTCAAGGCGTCCTGGACCAAGGGCGGCAAGACGCGCGTCGTGCCGATCCTCCGTCAGGACCAGCGAGCCGTGCTGGATCGTGCGCACCGATTGGCCGGGAATGGATCCCTGATTCCTTTCGAGAAGAGCTACATCCAGCAGTTGAGAACCTACGAGCGCCATACCACACAAGCGGGTCTGTCGAAGCTGCATGGCCTGCGCCATGCCTACGCCCAGGCACGCTTTGAGCAATTGACCGGCTGGGCCTGTCCGGCCGCGGGTGGGCCGAGCGCTGTCAGTCTCAGCACCGACCAACGCAAGCTGGATCTCCAGGCACGACTCATTATCAGTCGCGAACTCGGCCATGCCCGCGAGCAGATCAGTGCTGTATATTTGGGAAGATAA
- a CDS encoding DUF6573 family protein, protein MNNSETQSLEDVFGPVIASYSRAQAIDDGVLIDVTPMAREAGFKWPVALTHTAWCDCVAWTERDNRSQVYQDESGRLWDVLFMAFYAIRTATTPGDRLRFSLYRVPKDGRSTEAQELSLKLMVGPGDAGEPVVTIMLPNED, encoded by the coding sequence ATGAACAATTCAGAAACTCAATCGTTGGAAGACGTCTTTGGTCCTGTGATCGCGAGCTACAGCCGTGCACAGGCGATCGATGACGGTGTGCTGATCGATGTCACACCTATGGCGCGAGAAGCCGGATTCAAGTGGCCAGTCGCACTCACGCACACTGCGTGGTGTGATTGTGTTGCCTGGACTGAGCGGGATAACCGCTCTCAGGTTTACCAGGATGAGTCCGGCCGGTTGTGGGATGTGCTGTTCATGGCGTTCTACGCCATTCGAACAGCGACGACGCCGGGTGATCGGCTGCGATTCTCGTTGTATCGCGTGCCGAAAGACGGGCGATCCACGGAAGCCCAGGAGTTGAGCTTGAAACTGATGGTCGGCCCCGGCGACGCCGGCGAACCGGTCGTCACGATCATGCTACCCAATGAAGATTGA
- a CDS encoding JAB domain-containing protein, with translation MASKSSLSKVNPKNRFTAIRVASLNDPEKRSLLELAFAVLQDLHQPGVELPSPKHTRDYLRMLLAERKAEVFGCLFLDNRHRVIEAAELFQGTIDGAAVYPRVVVQQALSLNAAAVMFFHNHPSGVAEPSHADEAITRRLKDALATVDIRVLDHFVVTVGESVSFAERGLL, from the coding sequence ATGGCTTCCAAATCCTCACTGTCAAAAGTGAATCCTAAAAACCGTTTTACGGCCATTCGCGTGGCGTCGTTGAACGATCCTGAAAAACGATCGCTGCTGGAGCTGGCTTTTGCGGTACTGCAAGACCTGCACCAGCCGGGTGTAGAGCTGCCAAGTCCCAAACACACGCGTGATTATTTGCGGATGTTGTTGGCAGAACGCAAAGCAGAGGTCTTTGGTTGTTTGTTCCTGGATAACCGGCATCGCGTCATAGAGGCCGCCGAGTTGTTTCAGGGAACCATCGATGGTGCTGCGGTGTACCCCCGTGTGGTGGTGCAACAGGCGCTGAGCCTCAACGCAGCTGCGGTGATGTTTTTTCATAATCACCCGAGTGGCGTCGCCGAGCCCAGTCATGCGGACGAAGCGATCACCCGACGGCTGAAAGACGCGTTGGCGACTGTCGACATCCGAGTACTGGACCACTTTGTGGTCACCGTAGGCGAGTCGGTTTCGTTTGCAGAACGTGGATTGCTGTAG
- a CDS encoding DUF3577 domain-containing protein, which yields MTSRQTTPEKSKYFDLDIHGIGYLNRVREVTPENGFPFLSVTIAALRGSADNVQHTHFECVVVGEEAKDLVRQLMPAVEADFKVLVGFHLSDLQVESFTFKNGDRAGTTGISLKSRLLRFHWIKVEGQPFPAPSSESRDAVA from the coding sequence ATGACCAGTAGACAAACTACCCCTGAAAAATCGAAGTATTTCGATCTTGATATCCACGGCATCGGATACCTCAACCGGGTTCGTGAAGTGACGCCCGAGAATGGTTTCCCCTTTCTCAGTGTCACGATCGCGGCGCTACGAGGATCCGCCGATAACGTCCAGCACACTCATTTCGAGTGTGTCGTGGTCGGTGAAGAGGCGAAGGATCTGGTACGCCAGCTGATGCCCGCGGTGGAAGCTGACTTCAAAGTACTGGTGGGTTTCCACCTCAGTGATTTGCAGGTCGAATCGTTCACTTTCAAGAACGGGGATCGAGCCGGTACGACAGGCATCAGCCTAAAGTCCCGGTTACTCCGGTTCCACTGGATCAAGGTCGAAGGCCAGCCATTTCCGGCGCCCTCGTCTGAGAGCCGCGACGCTGTCGCCTGA
- a CDS encoding ParM/StbA family protein: MTELTDEKFADTDGPSPSAHAMEVGQAGLDDGYAYTKVALPDGRLVAVPSRARMGSAGVTWIRDGEQKIFEYETGGTVYSVGAVDGEPTQFDEYPGSALNRVIVQHALQQAGFSGRSVHVVTGLPVSAFYRNDGEQRRQVIQAKTNSLKLTVEPVVSHKAAHQMRKVSIAFHEVIPEALAAWYDFVIVMTDDGVTLDADRVNAPIAIVDIGGRTTDYVVVQDQGIVHGSSGSLNCGMLNVKQSVANGIQQRFELGELGEQSISRAVETNRLRLHGKDHDVSMMVADAKRELVERLYTETRRKLGLGVELDRVLFVGGGSAALAADIANWFPNQTIADHAAFANARGMLKYLQFVCDSPVKAG; encoded by the coding sequence ATGACCGAATTGACTGACGAAAAATTTGCCGATACCGATGGGCCTTCCCCGTCGGCCCATGCCATGGAAGTGGGGCAGGCGGGCCTGGATGATGGCTACGCCTATACCAAAGTGGCTTTACCGGACGGACGCCTCGTTGCGGTCCCGTCACGGGCGCGCATGGGGTCGGCTGGCGTCACCTGGATTCGTGACGGCGAACAAAAGATTTTCGAGTACGAAACGGGCGGCACCGTCTATTCCGTCGGCGCCGTGGATGGCGAACCCACACAGTTCGATGAATACCCGGGCTCGGCACTGAATCGCGTGATCGTTCAGCATGCATTGCAGCAGGCAGGCTTTTCGGGTCGATCCGTCCATGTGGTGACGGGACTGCCGGTCTCTGCGTTTTACCGCAACGATGGCGAGCAGCGTCGACAGGTGATCCAGGCGAAAACGAATAGTCTGAAACTGACGGTCGAACCCGTTGTGTCTCACAAAGCAGCGCATCAAATGCGCAAGGTGAGTATTGCGTTTCACGAAGTCATTCCGGAAGCCCTGGCTGCCTGGTACGACTTCGTCATCGTCATGACCGACGATGGCGTGACCCTGGATGCGGATCGCGTCAACGCGCCCATTGCCATCGTCGATATCGGCGGGCGCACGACCGATTATGTCGTCGTTCAGGATCAGGGTATTGTTCACGGATCCTCGGGCTCGCTCAATTGTGGCATGTTGAATGTCAAACAGAGTGTGGCCAATGGCATACAGCAACGGTTCGAACTCGGCGAGCTGGGTGAGCAGAGCATCAGTCGCGCGGTCGAGACGAATCGATTGCGACTGCATGGCAAAGATCACGATGTCTCAATGATGGTGGCGGACGCCAAGCGCGAGTTGGTCGAGCGGCTCTATACCGAAACCCGCCGCAAACTCGGCCTTGGCGTGGAGCTCGATCGCGTGCTGTTTGTGGGAGGCGGTAGTGCCGCCCTGGCCGCCGATATCGCCAACTGGTTCCCCAACCAAACCATTGCCGACCATGCGGCCTTTGCCAATGCCCGGGGAATGCTCAAGTACCTGCAATTCGTTTGCGACAGCCCGGTAAAGGCGGGTTAA
- a CDS encoding TIGR03761 family integrating conjugative element protein: MQSTAETSLQSADSNHRESGPGALQGEVWLTIQTYQAQSLIRGRRAGEGKAAIIGLIGFADRLKSLWQAIRFDDPYADWWLLKVEEGIADVRTQLRELQHRLDALMAPANSALEFSVAQSSRPQRVSLQFANPYAFRAAQLLGEYDQLMCADLTLHHLGLDIGNDLTEQLSGSGRWVRRVFALPQGYHSLDIRRADIRQGSPAALKAIERMGEIPLDILTGDRLPSLRPVAFQPTEESVPAFTGDA; encoded by the coding sequence ATGCAATCAACTGCTGAAACCTCTCTTCAATCAGCCGATTCGAATCACCGTGAGAGCGGACCTGGCGCCCTGCAGGGCGAAGTCTGGTTGACGATTCAAACGTATCAGGCACAGAGCCTCATCCGGGGTCGGCGAGCAGGAGAGGGTAAGGCCGCCATCATCGGCCTGATCGGCTTTGCCGATCGACTGAAGTCGCTCTGGCAGGCCATACGCTTTGACGATCCCTACGCGGACTGGTGGCTGCTCAAAGTGGAAGAGGGTATCGCCGATGTCCGCACACAGCTTCGCGAATTACAGCACCGCCTGGATGCATTGATGGCGCCGGCCAACAGCGCACTGGAATTTTCGGTAGCGCAATCCAGTCGTCCGCAGCGTGTATCACTGCAGTTCGCCAATCCCTACGCTTTTCGTGCAGCCCAGTTGCTGGGCGAATACGACCAGCTGATGTGCGCCGACTTGACGTTGCATCACCTGGGTCTCGACATCGGCAATGATCTCACCGAACAGCTATCGGGTAGCGGGCGCTGGGTTCGCCGGGTATTTGCGTTGCCCCAGGGGTACCACAGCCTGGATATTCGTCGTGCCGACATCCGACAAGGATCGCCAGCGGCGCTCAAAGCCATCGAACGGATGGGCGAGATTCCTCTGGATATTCTGACCGGTGACAGGCTACCCTCCTTGCGTCCCGTGGCATTTCAACCGACTGAGGAAAGCGTCCCTGCATTCACAGGTGATGCTTAA
- a CDS encoding STY4528 family pathogenicity island replication protein, which translates to MAHDEDALRPETLALDALIKATVAKVRDQGDPSLPDAMLFMGNWHQAVPALVIQDPVLEPVDKLVWMVIMLHARETGGRTAFPDYDTIAAKTNVASTSTISRAIAILRLTRWLTLCARVRQKSGRFTGNVYSLHDEPLPLADALFLDEGYMAFVTQAQDHHHARVQRVAQAVLASLDKDIQSGDLGRQESIIERRLQAAQHLSGSSRNQNKGGRYFTFHAASLDQLKKPADSRVAEPPSQHQISKAEAERHYSSGCSSDYKKTTTTTSTTNTYVDKKAFSESSSPGSLPADQALIYPPRLSDNQKLLADRYLAMINAEDRQLVLDELQGRLSSEQKGMKPVYDELRFLHSLCKAAQKGEFVPNLGIKVVEARQERASHVRPPEDEAQKAKTAEERERSQAYGREQLAKLRASLNLDK; encoded by the coding sequence ATGGCGCATGACGAAGATGCGCTACGACCGGAGACGCTGGCGCTAGACGCACTGATCAAAGCGACCGTCGCCAAGGTCCGTGACCAGGGTGATCCATCGCTGCCGGATGCCATGTTGTTCATGGGTAATTGGCACCAGGCCGTGCCCGCCCTGGTCATTCAGGACCCGGTTCTGGAACCTGTCGATAAACTGGTGTGGATGGTCATCATGCTTCACGCCAGAGAGACCGGTGGGCGGACGGCGTTCCCCGATTACGACACCATCGCTGCGAAAACCAATGTGGCGTCCACCTCGACGATTTCCCGGGCCATTGCGATTCTGCGGCTGACGCGTTGGTTGACCTTGTGCGCGAGAGTCCGGCAGAAAAGCGGCCGCTTTACTGGCAACGTCTACAGCCTTCACGATGAACCCTTGCCGCTGGCCGATGCGCTTTTCCTGGACGAGGGTTACATGGCGTTCGTCACCCAGGCTCAGGACCACCACCATGCTCGCGTGCAGCGAGTGGCGCAGGCCGTACTCGCAAGTTTGGACAAAGACATACAGTCGGGAGATCTGGGCCGACAGGAATCGATCATCGAGCGCCGCTTACAGGCGGCGCAACATCTGTCAGGATCCAGCAGAAATCAAAACAAGGGCGGTCGCTATTTTACATTTCACGCCGCAAGCCTCGACCAACTGAAAAAGCCGGCTGACAGCCGGGTGGCTGAACCGCCGAGCCAGCACCAAATTTCAAAGGCGGAAGCAGAAAGACACTACAGTAGTGGTTGTAGTAGTGATTATAAAAAAACAACTACAACAACCTCTACAACAAATACCTACGTTGATAAGAAAGCATTTTCAGAATCGAGTTCACCAGGATCGCTGCCAGCGGATCAAGCACTGATTTACCCGCCGCGGTTGTCTGACAACCAGAAGCTCTTGGCTGATCGCTACCTGGCGATGATCAACGCCGAAGATCGGCAATTGGTGTTGGATGAATTGCAGGGGCGCCTGTCCTCTGAGCAGAAGGGCATGAAGCCCGTCTATGACGAGCTGCGGTTCCTGCACTCACTGTGCAAAGCCGCCCAGAAGGGCGAGTTCGTTCCCAACTTGGGGATCAAGGTCGTCGAAGCCCGACAGGAGCGAGCCTCCCATGTTCGGCCGCCGGAAGATGAAGCGCAGAAAGCCAAAACCGCCGAAGAGCGGGAACGCTCACAGGCCTATGGGCGCGAACAGTTGGCCAAGTTGCGGGCCTCGTTGAACCTGGACAAGTAA
- a CDS encoding DUF2857 domain-containing protein, whose product MSSNKEADLTTAVLLYAMRCLAEGDQQALRAMNFGPKELDALKEMNLADLYRADTLRVHCLKIALDRTVFWPMLDNLRHQRESDDLQRELLVADAPLEMMQQLFGWSSREYTRWRRLLTLAPSVGRPPELNEADTHALWYAWQGRIEAREQNALSATDYLDLQQQTGIGLRSIWALVQRWDAYGEGLSATPPDRVAEHGA is encoded by the coding sequence ATGTCGTCGAATAAGGAAGCCGACCTCACGACAGCCGTGCTGCTCTACGCCATGCGCTGTCTGGCAGAAGGCGATCAGCAGGCATTGCGTGCCATGAACTTTGGTCCCAAAGAGTTGGACGCCCTCAAGGAAATGAACCTCGCCGATCTGTATCGGGCCGATACGCTCCGAGTGCATTGTCTGAAGATTGCGCTTGATCGAACGGTTTTCTGGCCGATGCTCGATAATTTGCGTCATCAGCGGGAATCCGATGATCTGCAGCGTGAACTGTTGGTCGCCGATGCTCCCCTGGAGATGATGCAACAGTTGTTCGGTTGGAGCTCGCGGGAATACACGCGTTGGCGCCGACTGCTGACGTTGGCACCGTCTGTGGGTAGGCCCCCCGAGCTGAATGAAGCCGATACCCACGCACTCTGGTATGCGTGGCAGGGGCGGATCGAGGCACGAGAACAAAACGCCTTATCTGCTACTGACTATCTCGACCTACAGCAACAGACCGGCATCGGATTACGTTCGATCTGGGCGTTGGTGCAGCGTTGGGACGCCTACGGCGAAGGCCTCAGTGCCACTCCGCCCGACCGGGTTGCCGAGCATGGCGCATGA
- a CDS encoding ParB N-terminal domain-containing protein, with the protein MSAVEQTPTTDKVARVEVSRIHHYARNPRRQPNPEYARIKASIQAEGLDQPLVLSKKPGESEYILHSGGNTRLKILKELWEETGEERFRWVDCVIRTWSQESKVLFAHLRENELRGGLPFIDKALAVFEAKNLLEQELAVDSLSQRQLEELFKERGFGLSHSMISKMGYAVDVLWPLMPKALAAGLGRPQVERIRALQRAAQAIWNRRGLGDDADFEGVFAELCRRHDGAEWDIQPLHDALVNEIAVESEQNRQVIHLEMDACLAGRPFDFPDNTLDDQDDGRMEEVESEASADNEQKAGEDMPAQAPAAADSTATPNRTGQFKDIGALRDQLCLQAAALAAAHGLSAALKPLPDQGLGFLLIDVPPQELRDVLDPDALGLVSALWWQLAASSELTSAPVDCVLAHLDQDSTLYQALASHDAELLFGSVWTPDPGHLSSQLWQQLNPPDWQSLLQMMEAYRSLKRLAFDTGIELWENAETECDVVE; encoded by the coding sequence ATGTCTGCGGTTGAGCAAACACCCACCACCGACAAGGTGGCACGCGTGGAGGTGAGCCGCATTCATCACTACGCCCGTAACCCGCGTCGCCAGCCAAACCCGGAGTACGCGCGGATCAAAGCGTCCATTCAGGCGGAAGGGTTGGATCAGCCGCTGGTGTTGTCGAAGAAGCCCGGAGAATCGGAGTACATCCTCCACAGTGGCGGCAACACGCGACTGAAAATCCTCAAAGAGCTGTGGGAGGAAACCGGGGAGGAGCGGTTCCGTTGGGTGGACTGTGTCATCAGAACCTGGTCGCAGGAATCCAAAGTGTTGTTTGCACACCTTCGCGAAAACGAATTGCGCGGAGGCCTGCCTTTTATCGACAAAGCTCTGGCCGTATTTGAAGCGAAGAACTTGTTGGAGCAGGAGCTGGCCGTCGACAGCTTGTCCCAGCGACAGTTGGAAGAGCTATTCAAAGAACGTGGTTTCGGTCTCAGCCACAGCATGATTTCCAAAATGGGTTATGCCGTTGACGTCCTGTGGCCATTGATGCCGAAAGCGTTGGCCGCTGGGTTGGGCCGACCCCAGGTGGAGAGAATTCGTGCCCTGCAGCGCGCGGCCCAGGCCATCTGGAATCGACGCGGATTGGGTGATGACGCCGACTTCGAAGGTGTCTTTGCCGAGTTGTGTCGTCGCCACGATGGTGCCGAGTGGGATATCCAGCCGCTGCACGATGCACTGGTTAACGAAATTGCAGTGGAATCCGAACAAAACCGGCAAGTAATTCATCTGGAGATGGATGCCTGCCTGGCCGGTCGGCCCTTCGACTTTCCTGATAACACCCTCGACGACCAGGACGATGGGCGAATGGAGGAAGTCGAGTCTGAGGCTTCCGCTGATAATGAGCAAAAAGCCGGCGAGGACATGCCAGCACAGGCTCCCGCTGCTGCGGACTCAACGGCTACACCTAACCGTACCGGTCAGTTCAAGGATATTGGTGCCCTGCGGGATCAGCTATGCCTTCAGGCTGCGGCATTGGCCGCTGCCCACGGGTTGAGTGCAGCACTCAAACCGCTTCCCGATCAGGGGTTGGGATTTTTGCTGATCGATGTACCACCACAGGAATTGCGTGATGTGCTTGATCCCGATGCCTTGGGCCTGGTGTCTGCACTCTGGTGGCAGCTGGCCGCCAGTTCGGAGTTGACCTCGGCACCGGTCGATTGTGTGCTGGCGCATCTCGATCAGGATTCGACGCTCTACCAGGCGTTGGCATCCCATGACGCCGAGCTTCTCTTTGGTAGCGTCTGGACACCGGATCCGGGCCACCTCAGTAGCCAGTTATGGCAGCAGCTCAATCCGCCGGACTGGCAGAGTCTGCTGCAAATGATGGAAGCCTACCGCTCACTCAAACGACTCGCCTTCGATACCGGCATCGAGCTATGGGAAAACGCAGAGACTGAATGCGATGTCGTCGAATAA